A portion of the Lolium rigidum isolate FL_2022 chromosome 1, APGP_CSIRO_Lrig_0.1, whole genome shotgun sequence genome contains these proteins:
- the LOC124684346 gene encoding F-box protein At5g49610-like: MPDRRGANLFEHLPEEIIDKILTQLPPKDVGRCRVVSTAWRSITSTPEFMLEHHRHQPSLPIINGDGRPASLVVIRGTGSCRASNQQLWPFVPGFQHRSKSDLHASCDGLLVIRHLTRYYICNPVTREHAFLPQLRQGFFNNIIGFYRHHPTGEYRVLWVSMSHDLSKSSLHALTVGSKEPRHVAVTMPGVSLPFREHKLLMEICPLSSSPPPVHHRGSLHWFPYGGCPILGDGGDDIIVFDTEAESFRRMRGPTQLCSNRKLFEMKGELAFWGSPAPGYREIDVWVMQDYEAKIWDFKYRIDPSTVEVSRQLYLASSKRKTKAPLDSTVRWFNDMVVLNEHELLIKFNNKLVFRYDIGGKFLGIVNLGKRQYCMFLTQHRLQESIIPIPSHWRQGEDEEPPFCTGHV, translated from the coding sequence ATGCCGGACAGGAGAGGCGCGAACCTGTTCGAGCACCTGCCCGAGGAGATCATCGACAAGATACTCACCCAGTTGCCGCCCAAGGACGTCGGCCGATGTCGAGTTGTCAGCACGGCGTGGCGCAGCATCACCTCCACGCCAGAATTCATGCTCGAACACCACCGCCACCAGCCGTCGCTCCCGATCATCAACGGGGACGGCCGGCCCGCCAGTCTTGTCGTCATCCGTGGCACCGGTTCTTGTAGAGCCTCCAACCAACAGCTCTGGCCTTTCGTCCCGGGCTTCCAACACCGTTCAAAGAGCGACCTTCACGCCAGCTGCGATGGCTTGCTCGTCATCCGCCACCTAACCCGATACTACATCTGCAACCCAGTCACCCGCGAACATGCTTTCCTGCCCCAGCTCAGGCAAGGCTTCTTCAACAACATAATCGGGTTCTACCGGCACCATCCAACCGGAGAATACAGGGTGCTTTGGGTCTCGATGTCACATGACTTATCTAAATCCAGCTTGCACGCGCTCACAGTGGGATCCAAGGAGCCGAGGCACGTCGCAGTCACAATGCCAGGAGTCTCGTTGCCTTTCAGGGAACATAAGTTACTCATGGAGATATGCCCTTTATCTTCGTCTCCACCGCCGGTCCACCACCGCGGCAGCCTGCACTGGTTTCCTTATGGTGGCTGTCCCATTTTGGGGGACGGCGGAGATGACATTATTGTGTTCGACACGGAAGCCGAGTCATTCCGGCGGATGCGTGGTCCCACCCAGCTGTGCTCTAATAGGAAGTTGTTCGAGATGAAGGGGGAGCTTGCTTTCTGGGGCAGCCCGGCTCCCGGTTACCGCGAGATAGATGTCTGGGTGATGCAGGATTACGAGGCTAAGATCTGGGATTTCAAGTACCGGATCGACCCGTCAACGGTGGAGGTATCACGGCAACTTTATTTAGCTTCTTCCAAAAGGAAAACGAAAGCACCACTCGATTCAACGGTGCGATGGTTCAATGATATGGTTGTGCTCAACGAGCATGAGCTGCTGATCAAGTTTAACAATAAACTTGTGTTTCGCTATGACATTGGTGGCAAGTTCTTAGGAATCGTGAACCTCGGAAAGAGGCAATATTGTATGTTCCTTACTCAGCACCGCCTCCAAGAGAGCATCATTCCAATCCCGTCCCACTGGAGgcaaggagaagatgaggagccTCCGTTCTGCACAGGGCATGTCTGA